The DNA region GGAAGTGCATAGGAATGACTCTTTCCGTATCTCTGGCCTGAAAAATAAACAGGTTGATCATTTTTTTTCTGTCGATTTCGATATGTTCGTATATCTTCTTCATCGGACACCTCATCTGCCGGCCATGAGCAATCGGTTAGTTAGTTACTACTATACTGATCGTAAATTGCCCGGACAAGCCACAATTCATCCCATAGGCCTAAGATAATAAAGAAGGCCGCTCGATCCCGCAAGCGGAAAGTGAGCGCCCTTCTTTGGCCCTTTATTTATGATTTCAAGTACACCGTCATTAACGGTCCGTTATGGCCATCGTCCTGCTGTCCGACGTGAATTTCCACCCTCGCCACGGCTTCCGGTCCGTCCGGGACAATGACTGGACTAAGCGGCGATAGACCGGCGGCCCGAATGGCTTCTTGATCGAATTCAAGCAGCAGTTGCCCCTGCTTTACCTTCGCGCCGGTCTTCACATGTGCCGTAAATCCGTTGCCCTTTAACGACACCGTATCTATACCGACATGGATGAGCACCTGCACGCCGCTCCTATGCTCGACGATCACCGCGTGCTTGCTTTTGTCCATAAGATGGGCTATTTTTCCCTCGAACGGAGCGTATACCTTGCCTTCCGCCGGCTCAATCGCCGCTCCTCCCCCCATGTGCCCCTGGGCAAAAGCAGGATCGGGAACCTCTTTCAGTTCCACCGCCTTGCCGGGAATGGGGGATGCGATCTCCAGCGAATCCAATGCTTTCTTATTTCGGCCCCAATGGAACAATTGAATCTCTCCTTAATCTACGCATTGTTGCAACCGGTAAATGCTGACTTTTCCTTCATTGCCGCCAGCCTCGAGCCGAACGGCGCGCTGCTGGGCATCTTCCGTGAAATAACGCAGGGAAAATACTTCTTCCCCCTCGTTCACAAAAATCTCCAGGCTTGAGCTTTCTATAAATAGCCGCATTTCCGCAAGGGTATGAGTTAATATTGCTTTCCTGTACTCTCTCTGCCTGGTCGCCCAGTTGGTTCTCCAGACGGTCAGACTGTTTTGTTCCCGATCATAGTCAATTTGCACAGCGCCCCTGATCATCATCCGGAAATTTTCGCTGAGCTTGGAAAAATTAATGATAAGTTCCGCTTGCAAAGCAGGCAGCTGCCATACTCCATTGTTGCCGATATTCCCCTGCATGCCGTCCTGTCTTAACCCTTGCAATTCCCGGATTGGCTTCTGGTAAAGCCTGCCGTCCGCCAGCACGATTTCCCGGGGAAGGGTCAGCGTGTGGATCCAGCCTTCCTGAACGGTCGGAACGGCCTTCTCCGTTTCCTCGTCCATAGAGTTCATCCAGCCGAACAGGATGATTCGATCGCCAACCTTAAACGACTGCGGTGCATAAAAATCAAATCCGCGATCGAGCTCTTGAAAATCGGCCAGCTCACCGTGGAATTTGCCTGTCTCCGCTATTTTCCCGACAATATATCCCGATTGATTAGGATTTCTAAAGTTTTCTCCTTGTTCCGGCAATCCCTGAGGACAAAACACAAATACATCATTTTCGGGAAATTGCAGGACATCCGGGCATTCCCACATGTAGCCAAACTTATGATCATGTTCCAAAAACGAGCCTTGGCAGGTCCAAGCGCTCAAGTCCGCGGATTTGTAGACCAGCGCGTCACCCCTTAAATCGTCCGTTTGTGCGCCGACAATGAGCCGCCAGCTTCCGCTTTGATCTCTCCATATTTTAGGGTCCCGAACATGTCTCGTATAGCCGGAGGGATGTTCAAACAACGGGCCGATTTTGCGAAAATACTCGCCGTCTTCGGAAACGGCCGCGCACTGATAACTTTCCTTCACCCCGTCGTCCCGGATTACATTTCCCGTGTAAAAGAGGTGCAGCTTGCCATCATGAACAACACTCCCGCCGGAATAAATGCCGTCCTTGTCATACCATTCTGAAGGCTCCAGCGCGGCGTTTTTCCTGCGCCAATTCACCAGGTCGTCCGAAACCATATGGCCCCAGCATTTATTTTTATGTTCGGTACCGTGTGGATTCCATTGATAAAACACATGATATTGACCGTTGAAAAAAGCAAGTCCATTCGGGTCGTTTAATAACCCGTGAGGCGGGGTGATATGAAATTTCAAGTCATAAGCATCGCTTCTATTCATGTTCCTCCTCCGGATAAAACAAAACTAAAACTCAAGGAAATGTCCTGCGAGCTTGCCCCGATATAAACTTCAAACTCACCCGGCTCGCTCTTGCACTCCATGTTGCTTCCGTAAAATTTAAGCATCTCTTCGCGGATCGTAAATTGAACCGTCCCGGTCTCGCCGCTGCGCAGGAAGATCTTTTGGAAGTCTTTCAATACCTTCACCGGCCTTGCCACGCTGGCGAACTTATCGCGAATGTACAATTGGACCGTTTCTTTGCCGTCATACATCCCGGTGTTGGAGACAGCGACGCTGATCTCGATCGACTCATTTCTTCTCATTTCCTTCCGGCTCACGGACAAAAGGCTGTATGTGAACGTGGTATAAGATTTACCGTAACCAAACGGATACAGCGGCTCGTTCGCTTCATCGATATATCGGGACGCAAACCGGTATGAGCCGTTTTCCGG from Paenibacillus macerans includes:
- a CDS encoding PTS sugar transporter subunit IIA, giving the protein MFHWGRNKKALDSLEIASPIPGKAVELKEVPDPAFAQGHMGGGAAIEPAEGKVYAPFEGKIAHLMDKSKHAVIVEHRSGVQVLIHVGIDTVSLKGNGFTAHVKTGAKVKQGQLLLEFDQEAIRAAGLSPLSPVIVPDGPEAVARVEIHVGQQDDGHNGPLMTVYLKS
- a CDS encoding glycoside hydrolase family 32 protein, which translates into the protein MNRSDAYDLKFHITPPHGLLNDPNGLAFFNGQYHVFYQWNPHGTEHKNKCWGHMVSDDLVNWRRKNAALEPSEWYDKDGIYSGGSVVHDGKLHLFYTGNVIRDDGVKESYQCAAVSEDGEYFRKIGPLFEHPSGYTRHVRDPKIWRDQSGSWRLIVGAQTDDLRGDALVYKSADLSAWTCQGSFLEHDHKFGYMWECPDVLQFPENDVFVFCPQGLPEQGENFRNPNQSGYIVGKIAETGKFHGELADFQELDRGFDFYAPQSFKVGDRIILFGWMNSMDEETEKAVPTVQEGWIHTLTLPREIVLADGRLYQKPIRELQGLRQDGMQGNIGNNGVWQLPALQAELIINFSKLSENFRMMIRGAVQIDYDREQNSLTVWRTNWATRQREYRKAILTHTLAEMRLFIESSSLEIFVNEGEEVFSLRYFTEDAQQRAVRLEAGGNEGKVSIYRLQQCVD